The sequence taaatttctgagcagtttggcaaactggttgttggaagaaatcattagggcagagaacgggttgttaaattacttgaatcccatcactgagccATACTATATAGATTAATTATAGGTTGAATTTGTCAGTATTTTGTTGCAGTTCTTTTTAAACTGCTGAAATGATGTTACAGTTATTGGGTTTCATTAGTGATTGGCTTTGAGGctgttaacatttttattaacACTTTAGGGAAAAGAATAACAAAGATCTTGAGATAATGCACTTGGCTTCATGAATTTAACTGCAATATAGGATATGTACACTGTGTTAGAATGTTAAATTAAACATGACAGGCAAAAGGCATTACATTCTCCTCTGCTCTCATCTACTATTAAAACACGTATGGGGAAAACATTTACTTTTatcttaaaaacatttatttagactaataattgttttttataattaTCTATAATAAAGTGCTGGATTAAGCTGCAATCATTTTTGTTCCTTTGACAATTTCTGCCTTCAGTAACTATACTTTCAAATACTATACTATGATTCAAAATGAAAGGAATTTCAGTTGAGCACTGATATATGCATGATGTCATTTAAAGAAAGTAATCAATGATATTTCCTCTCTCTAGCCTTTCTGTTTTGAATGATTGTTAAAAATAGGAGTTTtgttggaagaagaaaaagtgtTTGATTAACAGTTACTTTATAGCACTATTGTGTATTTATTCCTAAATAggtatatactgtacataaataGGATGACAATTATAGCATCATTGATTACAGATAGTGCTAAAtaagcaataattaaaataatagctTACACCATAGAGAATGATCCAAATCAGTATTTTTCAAAGTTGGCAATTTTAGGATGTGTGAACTTCATCTCTAGAATTCCCAAACCAGCATTTGAAAATAGTGGTCTAAATCATTTCCTTAATATAAATTGTTAAAAGACAGAGGGAATTCTGTTAGAAAGATTTGTCTCCAATTATCTTTTTGTGGCATTATGATAGAAATAACTTCTACTACTTTATACCACTCAGAATTATTAGCTTTACTGATAAAGATTAAGAATTACTATGATATTATCAATACAATAAAAAACTAAGCATAACCACAAAAATGTAGTTTGAAAAATGTTAAATCACTTTGGGGAATATTTATATACCACGTAACTAGGGTAACTAAGCAATATAACAGGAATAGTTGCAGCTTTTATATTTCAACAAATGTAGGGTCTTTGTTAAACATAGGAATAGATATTAGACAAATAATTCATATAGTTCATATGCCACCTACCcatattctggttttttttttaatttggctaGATATACATAAAGTTAGccataataatttataataatgtaGAACAATAAGTGAACTCAGCTTATGTGGTATTTTTTCAGCTCTAGTATTTGGTTCATGGTCTTTTTTATCTgtgataaaattttaattttttttattatgtttactaGTTAAGTAAAACaattgtatttcttttaaaacattttaattacttttttatcACTTTTGTATTATAGGAATGGCAGAACTCAATACAGAAGAATGCAGGCCTAGCTTTCATTGAACTTGTCAATGAAGGAAGGTAACTTCCTAGTTATCTTAAATGTATCCTTATCTTATCTTAGCTTTAATGTTATTGTTTTGTAGTGATCAACCATACAAATTTACCTTCTCTGATCTCTTACAAttaagttttaaaatgtttttatttaaaaatatgctaCACATTCCTTTAGATAATTAACTTATAGATCTGATCTAGTTTCTAAGTACTCTTCAAACTCAATACTCTGGCAATAGTTTGAGATTTAGCTTCTTTGTAATCATAATGTGTTTATGGAAGATACATGTTGCTTTAAACCTTCTGAATTGATTGTAGTAAGTTTCAAGGATTCGGTCATATTTTCTTTGGTTTAAATACAATAGTTTGTCACCTAACAGACCATAATACATTACTCTTAGTGACCTAGAACTTATATTggattgatgtatttttttcattaCATTTATAATGTATAAATACACATTTATACATAACTGTTTCAAATATAAAAATTCATTGCAATTTGCATTCTTTAAATTATAGTTTTACAAAAGGCCTTGGTTATTTTAAAGTAAATGTTAAAAGAATTTTCAGTCTTTCAACTTAATCCTGGGAAATGAACCATGTTCCCTCAAGCATTTACATACAATTtcctttcttttgaaaaaaaaaagtttattattcATGCAGTTCAGTTCATGTAAAAGTActgtaaatttatttaaataaattaaaaagcacACTATATATGAATATACATATCGGTTGTTACAATAAATAATTGTGGCAGAAtctattttgaaatttatttttcaattaaaataatttgaagtCTTGTATAATAAGAAAACCAGTACTACCATATAAAAAAAAGCAGCATTAGGTCTCAGTCACTAGCAGATAATTGTAATCCGAAACATGGAGACAAAGCAGCCCTAATGCTGGAGAATAAACAAATTACTTGAAAATTTCACATGGAAAAAAAGGCTGCACTTTCATCAGAGTATTGTTATGAAAATTGTACATAATGAATAATTGAAATACATGTACTTCCTTTTCTTAGTCCATAGGGTTGGAACTTAAGTCTTCTGAGTTCCCAATCATTTTTTTGCCGTTCAGTATCTCTGGAGGGGATTTGGTTGAGGAAACTTGTTATAGATGATCTGATCACGAAGGCCCGCCAAAAGGGGATCGATCACAAAATGAATGAGTAAAATAAAACTATCTTgcttctaaaaaaatattttaaatatgaaaatattatataaaatgctattaagtttttttaaatctataaaaCTATGTTTTAACATATTTAATATGGATTTTTagaattttgtttattatttgccATATACATTTGTTTATATGTTTTGATTATTTCTTTGGGCAATTAGATTTCCAATCTCCATTTTCTTTCAAGAATAGCCCCACATATTTGCTACTACTTGCAACAAATATTCCTTATACACTTAATGAGGATGAGTCTCTTGTTTGCATAATAGTCACCACTTATGATAGTGGAGGACATACTGCATTTGCTTCTTGCAGAAAACAAACTCTATCTCTTGGAGTTAACAGGAAATTTGTTTTAGGCAGTTGATCACAATTCATGCCTCTGTTGTTTATTCCAGTAGctaaatattataaaatgttttaattttataaattcataatttctttgaccttaaatattttgcatttatagGTTGCTGAGTCAAACAATGAAGGATCATTTAGTGAGGGTAGCAAATGAAGCAGAATTTATCTTGAGTAGGCAGAGAGCAGAAGACATTCATAGGCATGCTGAATTTGAGGTAAGCCATTTTCCTGGAAAATGCACTAATAATTGATTTAGATGTAGTTATAATCTGAGACATGGCCACATCATGTCAGAATAAAAATGAAGGGAACTTAGACATAAGGAATGTTTAATTTCTAAAATCATGTTGCTTTGTTAACAGTACTGGCTAATtatgttttttcttattttttgtttttgtctcattttatactATAGTTAACACTGCATTGTCTTGTTCTTAGAATTTTGTTACATCTGTGGTCAATatgcaatttaaaattcttgatgCTCAAATGTTGAAATAATGTTCATGCTGAGTATCAATATTGCATCTTGAAGatgatatttatttttctctgaaaTTATGACAGGtgataaaagtttttttaaaatactattttacatAGAAACAAAACTCAGTGAGTGCAGTATGACCCTAACAATTATTTTAGTTTTCTGTTTATTGAATTCTAGATGGTCTTCCTTGAAGTCCTGTCCTATTGCTCTCGGTGTTCTTTTAAGGCCAATAGGTATTCTTGAAAATATACTAAATTATCTAtctaaagttgaacagatatacattgttttttaaaaacaatttttttcatttcacctttattatttttaataaataattcaagacattcCTAATACTCCTCTATCCTTCTATTTAACAACCTTATGAGTTTGGctgaagagagagtgactggctcaaaatcactcaaccagcttttatggctaaggcagtTCTAGACTGGATTTTGTGTTATGAAGATGGCTACAGCCTTCTTATCTTCTGAGAATGTCAGTGGGGTTTTCATAGAACAACAGACATTTTTGGAAACAGGTATTATTTGGGACTGATACTTTGATTTACAATATAATGGAATGActaatattttaattacatttataatcAATTTAGTTAATTAATCCAGGAATTAGTTTATATTAGGCTATATTAGTTTAATACTGAAAATGTTTCCATTTTATTGCAAAGATGATCCATCtttgtttctttattaattttaaaattggtaCTAGGATAGAGGAAATGGCAAACCGTGCAGGGACTATCCACAAACGTGTCCTCTATTTacgtaaaaatattaaataaacttCTGCATTCTACAACTAAGTCACATTCATGATCGCaattttcttaattttgttttagGTATATTATTTCtcaaacatttttaatatttctctgtATATCATGTTTGCAGAAACATAGGTATTATTTCAGAATACAATTTTTAGGGCATTGTATTCTAATAGTAATCTTATGGTGTGCACTTACAAATAATTTTCCTCTAAATGCATCTCTTGATCAATTGTTTGCCAACTGCCTTATTTAGCGACTATTTGCCATTTTGAGAgtaatgaaaaaataactttgcaatcaatccatgcatttatgaccttcacaattatatgtatttgtttacATATAAGGGATATTTTAATAGGAAAAGCCATATCTATTatgaaattaaaacataaaaattaagATGATATCAACATAGaacaaaaattaaatacaaataaaaagcaaagatttatttatttattagatttttatcccacttttattgaTTTAAcacataactcaaggtggcaaatgtacataatgctccttcctcctgttttacacacacacacacacacacacacacacaatttatttatttatttagcaggctTAATGTTCTAAAATCTGTGCTGGCTCCAAGCTAGGCACTATTTAATAAGCTGTCTGCACTTAATCTAGAGCTGGTTATCCCTTCCTGCAAACATAAATGCTATCATATATCTACGGTGTCATTTTggcttgtgaactggtagggtaGGTTTCGTTTGTTAAATCAAAGTATCAGGCGTTGGTAGACAGTCCTCTGGAAATGAAATATACATCTTTTTTAGTTCATTGCCTCATAATCATTCAACTGGGACAAAGATGACAGCTTAGACTGCTTTTATATCAGTGTACTATGATTGACAAAACCTCATTGATTAGATAGCTCCTTTCTTCCAGTTGCTAGTGATATTTTCTTCTTTGACTGTACCCTTTTCACCTAagaatagatagaaaaataggaaaatttattttgtttgcaCAAACAATTTTTGTAGGATATTTGTtgcttttcttggttttttttgcattgcttatatttttaaaatgtttaagagGTGAAGTCTGCCACGTCTGATGTGAATTTCTCTTGACTCTTTTCCATCTAAGCATGATGGCTCAAGGGGTTTAAATGATATCATCCTGAACTTTAGCAGCAaataagcatttttatttatcaaaatctGATGTAAAAGCTAAGGTTTTGTTCATGATCAGGGCTTTTCCTGTTTAACTATAGGATATCCATTAATGTCTAAAAATAAGCTTATTTTCAGGAAGAatggaattatttaaaaaatgtgaatggcagaactgaactgaatcAGTTGCGAACATATAGATTTAAGTGCCAAATGCAGTAGAATTATTGAGAGAGATTACAAATATATAATTTGCTAAAAAAAACCTCCTAATAagggaaatattttaaacaaCCTATTTTAATAACATTGAAGGTAGAATTCATGCTAAGGAATTAAGAATAACTAAAGGATTTGCTTTGATAATATTGCCAAATTTCCTGTGAAGAGTCATTCAAAAGCTGTTCTCAAATTATTCACATACATAATACAGATGAATTATACAATATTTTGccattaatatatattatatttaaaggtGAGCAGTGAATCATGGTGTTAAACTCGCGAGTAACATCGTCACGTGTGACGTATTGGGATTTTTTCTCCCTACGCTAAActgggagtgggcgtggccagcgcatgacgcatctggtccaagtgccgcgagtttgacatccctgctgtaaaTGATGATGGGGTTAATATGATCTCTGATGAGGTGAGGATCCATTGGGTGGTGCCATGGCTCTCTTCCTTTTGAGTGTTAAAAAGCTATCTGATGATACATTGTCCCTTCCACCAATAAAAATTTGTCCTGCAAAATAAGAATCTGATTTGATAAATACAGTAAATGCTTGTAAAGGAATCTCATTGGAATACAATTGGATAGGCATTAGCCCATTGCATGCCTTATctccaaatagaaataaaagaaaatatgaggTTGTATTTTTCCTCTAAGGATATTTTAACTGGTGCATAGGTATTTGATTAGTAATTATATCACAGAACTATAGTCATAGTTGAGAGGTACAAAACACCTATGTTTAaagcttttttcctttgctgaaTATTTTAGCTTATTGTTTTACTGTTCTGACTTTTCATTACTGGGGTGTTTAATCTCTTTCCAGTCCTGATGGTCACCACAGAGTTTCATGATTGCTGGCGAGAATTCCCTGGTGCAATTCTAGTATTCTgcctgctttattttgtacttcTTCTTTGGCAAAGATGTGTATCTCATGTACATTGGTTGTGATTACCTTTACTAAGTAATTGATTCCACTATCAAACtgttattttttataatattttttataatatgcAGTCAATTGGTCTTCCTGTAATGTAAACCATTATTCTACATCCCATATTTAGGATGCAGAAAAGTCACAACCAGGATAACATTCATTTAGACATTTGCAGAATGAGTTCCTTCAATCTCTCTTCATAAGTGTCTCTGTTGTTATTTTCTTCACCCATTCCATCTGTGTAAATCCTTTTCCTTGAGGTGGGATTAAGCACAGAACAGTTTTGGAACTATTTCTTCCTGTGTTttggaaatgttgcttaattaatGAAgcctaaattaaatatatttacaaaattCTTTACTAATTTGGATTTCCCAGAGCATACAgcatttgagaaaaaaatatacataatTAATATTTGCATGTCTTATAGATTTAATTTCTTGATGTCTATAACTAGAGTATTGGCTTCTGCTGTGAAATAACTGTTTCATTTTAGAGAAACCTCTAAAGTCAAGTATGAAACTTCTGTGAGCCCTGGTTAATTAAGATCATAAATCACATTCAGTTTTAGCAGTATGAACAGACTATGAACTATATGGGACAGAAATCCTCTTTCAAATAGATTTTATGATGCCCAATAATAATGCCCAATAGAATTTGTTGCATGGACTTATTAAGGGGCTGTGACAAGAATTTCAAATATTTCTGTTGAATTAAAGCAATTGTGAACTTTCAATTAACTGACATGTATTTCCTAATGTGCACTTTTCCAATACACCCGTTTAAGAACCACTGCAGAAGTAGTCCTAGAGTGTACCTTAAGTAGGAAGAGACGTAATGTGAGATTGATTAAATGATAACATGATTGCAAAAAGGAATAGCTACATTAGATAAGGCCAGCATCCATCTTAATTCATCATTTTGTGGCTCACAATAATCTGCCAGATGCTTCTGATCTACTTTTAAGCTGAGACCCAGTATGGATAGTGGTCAAAACGTTGGACTAGTATTGGGGACATCCAATTCTAGCTTACCTTCAGCCATAGAAATTGGGTGATTTGGGGACCAGTCATTCAGCTTAGTCCAATCAATCCAAGAGGAGTTGTTGGTTGTGGGGGGAAAATAGTATGTGCTACCTTAAGATCCatataaaatacaggatataaatctaacataCAAACAAATATGTGTCATTCTTTCCCTCTCCTTACATTATTCCTCATTCAGAGATAACATTACATATTGACCTTCATAGGTATTTTGTCCATAAATATATGCAAGCCTCTTAAAATCATTAGTGGCATAGTGATCTTGGGGTGATAGTTTTACTGATTATTGATCACTACATGAAGTAGCGTCTTTTATCTGTTCTGCCTCCCTTTCAGTCCGCTTCATGTGATGGTCCTTCCCTTTCTATATTGCATGCATGATTCCATATGCCTCTTTGTGTTCCCTTCATGCTTctagcttttcttttttcatgaGGAAAATACTCTAAACTTTCAtggttggttgttgttttctACACTTCTATCATATCTTGTAATCAGAACTGCATGTGGTATTTCAAGGGAGGATACATGAATGCAGAATTGTATACTGTAAGGTCTTTTTCAGTTGGATTTTTCCCCCTGTTCCCAGGTATGCAGACCTCCACAT comes from Ahaetulla prasina isolate Xishuangbanna unplaced genomic scaffold, ASM2864084v1 Contig11, whole genome shotgun sequence and encodes:
- the LOC131187260 gene encoding lipopolysaccharide-responsive and beige-like anchor protein is translated as EWQNSIQKNAGLAFIELVNEGRLLSQTMKDHLVRVANEAEFILSRQRAEDIHRHAEFESLCAQYSAEKREDEKMCDHLIRAAKYRDHVTATQLIQKIINILMDKHGAWGNSPPR